A single region of the Micropterus dolomieu isolate WLL.071019.BEF.003 ecotype Adirondacks linkage group LG02, ASM2129224v1, whole genome shotgun sequence genome encodes:
- the ints1 gene encoding integrator complex subunit 1 isoform X11: MNRPKPTTLRRPSAAKPSGHPPPGDFIALGSKSQGGEPKAPAVLLKPASTGLPADRKRETSSTLPSSSGLSSLAKRPKLSTTPPVSALGRLADVAAVDKRAISPSIKEPSVIPIEVSPAVLLDEIEAAESEGNDDRIEGLLCGAVKQLKMNRAKPDITLYLSLMFLAKIKPNVFATEGIIEALCSLLRRDASINFKAKGNSLVSVLACNLLMAAYEEDENWPEIFVKVYIEDSLGERIWVDSSHCKNFVDNIQTAFGTKMPPKSMLLQADTTRSGGDLSAGSSPHPSTPDEDDSQTELLIAEEKLSPEDDGQIMPRPFCLLSHPLAYCRYEELADSVEDYVLDVLRDQLNRRQPMDNVSRNLLRLLTATCGYKEARLMAVQRLEMWLQNPKLTRPAQDLLMSLCMNCNSHGADDMEVVSNLIKIRLKPKVLLNHYMLCVRELLNAHRDNLATMVKLVIFNELSNARNPNNMQVLHTVLQHSPEQAPKFLAMVFQDLLTNKDDYLRASRALLREIIKQTKHEINFQSFCFGLMQERKEATYVDMEFKERFVIQVTDLLTVSMMLGITAQVKEAGIAWDKGEKKNLEILRSFQSQIAAIQRDAVWWLHTVVPTISKVGAKDYVHCLHKVLFTEQPETYYKWDNWPPESDRNFFLRLCSEVPLLEDTLMRILVIGLSRDLPLGPADAMELADHLVKRAAGVSDDLEVLKVERIQLIDAVLNLCTYHHPENIQLPAGYQPPNLAISTLYWKAWLLLLVVAAFNPQKIGLAAWDGYPTLKMLMEMVMTNNYTYPPCTVADEDTKTEMINRELQISQREKQEILAFESHLAAASTKQTITESNSLLLSQLTSLDPQGPPRRPPPQVQEQVKTLNQSLRLGHLLCRSRNPDFLLNIIQRQASSQSMPWLADLVQSSEGSLDVLPVQCLCEFLLHDAADDSLPIEDDEEGESKEQKAKKRQRQQKQRQLLGRLQDLLLGPKADEQTTCEVLDYFLRRLSSSQVASRVLAMKGLALVLSEGGLKDGEERDQPMEEDSADAELLPGYQWLLQDLPKLPLFDSVRGMTSTALQQAIHMETDPQTISAYLIYLSQHAPVEEQASHNDLALDVARLIVERSTIMNSLFSKHSCRPESNAVLSAFLTIFSTYIRRMRKTKEGEDLYSWSESQDQVFLRWTTGETATMHILVVHAMVILLTLGPPKGESDFYALLDIWFPDKKPLPTAFLVDTSEEALLLPDWLKLRMIRSEVSRLVDAALQDLEPQQLLLFVQSFGIPVSSMSKLLQYLDQAVSHDPQTLEQNIMDKHYMAHLVEVQHERGATGGHTFHALLSSSLPPDRDSAETSKAKVTVETPHSSVKMRAASQLPAVGPDDDLTGMLLQIFPLNVDPRWHGHPPSTLSLALQQALAKELMRAKQGHIQQGGLAFRLLQAIAALLTSAHAAPIVMSMHRSHALSCPLMRQLHLYQRLVSKDIAFSSLFLKVVVEMLIWLDNPTVEAGPLKTLLKSFAGQTSHKHRHNDVRTGFLHLAEALAYHRDTDVLLRAIVAMLRAGERCNAEAELIVKVLQGLMEVRSPYLEELLSLLMTVGTQNGTAGPVATVISLLLQESEERAVKKEVDSNNSEVTKSGLSSGLLVDWLEHLDPEVTSVCPDLQQKLLFALNKARGTPAYRPYLLALLTHQSNWSTLLQCISALLSKRRDYKLDPSSALDFLWACSHIPRIWQGRDQKIPQKKTEKFVLRLTSEELISLVDLILSESELNSRDSPHDDKSSLDQASCSLIQSRLPLLHSYCSGDLENIKKVSEYLINCTKKWEDSAMSKRCQNLLLQIYLHFPEVIQHITLPEGTLSSGGAAYGSSCKLDVLVHRLVTLLADIGDSKSAESRVSDANLACRKLAVSHPVLLLRHLPMIAGLLHGRIHLNIQEFRQQNHMTFFSNALAILELLQPLVFHSDHQRALQDCLLSFMKVLQNFQRTRYPLVFINKFLQFTQKYIAHDAAAAIPYLQKHSDILQVMCAENPDLVQLKSLLAGLTLPVRTSSAEVAPEERDADDLATGSLPLVNISASVSLSAADMTMYLKKMSRGEAVEDVLEVLTEVDEKSRRSPEIIQYFINDLQRLMVSSEELCRNMAFTLALRCIQNNPCLATDFLPTFMYCMGSGSFDVVQTALRNLPEYVLLCQEHADILLHKAFLVGIYGQIDTSSMISESMKVLHMEATT; encoded by the exons ATGAATCGTCCAAAGCCTACAACTCTCAGGCGCCCCAGTGCTGCAAAACCATCAG GTCATCCTCCACCAGGAGATTTCATTGCTCTCGGATCAAAGAGCCAGGGTGGAGAGCCCAAAGCCCCTGCTGTCCTCCTGAAGCCAGCATCCACTGGTTTACCTGCTGACCGTAAGAGAGAGACTTCCTCCACTCTGCCCTCCTCATCAGGTCTGTCCAGCCTCGCCAAGCGGCCCAAACTATCCACCACCCCTCCAGTCAGTGCTCTGGGACGACTCGCTGATGTCGCAGCTGTGGACAAGAGAGCAATATCACCCTCTATTAAGGAGCCATCAGTGATACCCATTGAAG TGTCACCTGCAGTGCTGCTGGATGAGATTGAAGCTGCAGAGTCTGAAGGAAATGATGATCGCATTGAGGGGCTGCTGTGTGGGGCAGTGAAACAACTCAAGATGAACCGAGCCAAGCCTGACATAACACTGTACCTCAGTCTCATGTTCCTGGCCAAAATCAAGCCCAACGTTTTTGCTACTGAAGGAATTATTGAG GCCTTGTGCAGCCTCCTGCGTCGTGATGCTTCAATCAACTTTAAAGCAAAGGGGAACAGCCTTGTGTCTGTTCTTGCTTGCAATCTGCTGATGGCAGCCTATGAGGAGGACGAGAACTGGCCAGAGATCTTTGTTAAA gTGTACATTGAGGACTCTCTGGGGGAAAGGATCTGGGTTGACAGTTCTCACTGTAAGAATTTTGTTGACAATATCCAGACTGCTTTTGGGACAAAGATGCCGCCTAAGAGTATGCTGCTGCAGGCTGACACTACCCGCTCTGGTGGAGATCTCAGTGCAG GTAGCAGCCCTCATCCCTCAACCCCCGACGAGGACGACAGCCAGACTGAATTGCTGATAGCAGAGGAGAAACTAAGCCCTGAGGATGATGGGCAGATTATGCCAAG ACCattctgtcttttgtctcaCCCTCTGGCTTACTGCAGGTATGAAGAACTGGCAGATAGCGTGGAGGACTACGTTCTCGACGTCCTCAGGGATCAGCTGAACCGCAGGCAGCCGATGGACAACGTCTCCAGAAACCTGCTGCGTCTGCTCACAGCCACGTGTGGTTACAAAGAGGCACGGCTCATGGCTGTGCAGCGGCTGGAGATGTGGCTCCAGAACCCAAAG CTGACTCGTCCAGCTCAAGACCTCCTCATGTCTTTATGTATGAATTGCAACAGCCATGGAGCAGATGACATGGAAGTGGTCTCCAACCTGATCAAAATCCGACTCAAACCGAAAGTCCTCCTCAACCACTACATGCTGTGTGTCAG GGAGCTGCTCAACGCACACAGAGACAACCTGGCCACTATGGTGAAGCTGGTGATCTTCAATGAGCTGTCCAATGCCAGGAATCCCAACAACATGCAGGTCCTCCACACAGTGCTGCAGCACAGCCCAGAGCAGGCTCCAAAG TTCTTGGCGATGGTGTTCCAGGACCTGTTAACCAATAAGGATGACTACCTCCGTGCCTCCCGAGCCTTGCTGAGAGAAATCATCAAACAGACCAAGCATGAGATCAACTTCCAGTCCTTCTGCTTTGGTTTAATGCAGGAGAGAAAGGAGGCCACCTATGTGGACATGGAATTCAAA GAGCGTTTTGTTATCCAGGTGACAGATTTGCTGACTGTCTCCATGATGTTGGGCATCACCGCTCAGGTCAAAGAAGCTGGCATTGCATGGGacaaaggagagaagaaga ATCTGGAGATCCTCAGGTCATTTCAGAGTCAGATAGCTGCCATCCAGAGAGACGCTGTGTGGTGGCTTCACACTGTGGTACCTACCATCAGCAAAGTTGGCGCAAAAGACTACGTTCACTG CCTTCACAAAGTGCTTTTCACAGAGCAGCCAGAGACATATTACAAGTGGGACAACTGGCCACCAGAGAGTGACAGAAA cTTTTTCCTTCGCCTCTGCTCTGAGGTGCCTTTGCTGGAAGACACACTGATGCGCATTCTGGTGATCGGGCTGTCACGAGATTTGCCCCTGGGCCCAGCTGATGCTATGGAGCTCGCAGATCACCTGGTTAAGAGGGCTGCGGGAGTTTCTGATG ATCTGGAGGTCCTGAAAGTGGAGAGGATTCAGCTCATCGATGCAGTGCTGAATCTGTGTACATACCACCACCCAGAGAACATTCAGCTGCCTGCAGG GTACCAACCGCCAAATTTGGCAATATCCACACTGTATTGGAAGGcatggctgctgctgcttgtggTGGCAGCATTTAATCCTCAGAAAATAG GTTTGGCTGCCTGGGATGGCTATCCTACACTGAAAATGCTCATGGAGATGGTTATGACAAA TAACTATACCTACCCTCCATGCACCGTTGCGGACGAGGACACAAAGACGGAGATGATCAACAGGGAGCTGCAGATCtcccagagagagaaacaagagaTCCTGGCCTTTGAGAGCCACTTGGCAGCAGCCTCCACCAAGCAGACCATCACGGAGAGCAACAGCTTGCTGTTGTCTCAGCTTACCAGTCTGGATCCACA gGGTCCTCCTCGTCGACCTCCCCCTCAAGTCCAGGAGCAGGTAAAAACCCTCAACCAGTCTCTGCGTCTGGGACATCTTCTCTGCCGCAGCCGCAACCCAGACTTTCTCCTCAACATCATCCAGAGACAG GCTTCCTCTCAGTCAATGCCATGGTTGGCGGATTTGGTCCAGTCCAGTGAGGGGTCCTTGGATGTGCTTCCAGTGCAGTGCCTGTGTGAATTCCTTTTACATGATGCTGCGGATGACAGTCTGCCAATAGAGGatgatgaagagggagagagcaaaGAGCAGAAAGCCAAGAAGAGACAA AGACAACAAAAGCAAAGGCAGCTACTTGGACGGCTCCAGGATCTTTTGTTAGGTCCTAAGGCTGACGAACAGACAACATGTGAAGTGCTGGACTACTTCCTGCGCCGTCTCAGCTCTTCCCAGGTGGCATCGAGAGTGCTTGCCATGAAG GGTTTGGCATTGGTGCTGAGTGAAGGGGGCTTAAAAGATGGAGAGGAGCGGGACCAGCCTATGGAAGAAGACTCAGCAGATGCTGAGCTCTTGCCAGGGTACCAGTGGCTGCTACAAGACCTCCCAAAGCTCCCCTTGTTTGACAGCGTCCGAGGCATGACTTCCACTGCTCTGCAGCAG GCAATTCACATGGAGACAGACCCACAGACGATCAGTGCCTATCTAATCTACCTGTCCCAGCATGCACCAGTGGAGGAGCAGGCTTCTCATAATGACCTGGCTCTG GACGTTGCCCGGCTAATCGTCGAGCGTTCCACCATCATGAACAGCCTGTTTTCCAAACATTCCTGCAGGCCTGAGTCAAATGCTGTGCTCAGTGCGTTCCTCACCATCTTCTCCACATACAtcaggaggatgaggaagaccAAAGAGGGAGAGGATCTTTACAGCTGG tccgAATCTCAGGACCAGGTGTTTCTACGTTGGACCACAGGAGAGACTGCGACGATGCACATTCTCGTCGTCCATGCAATGGTTATCCTGCTGACTCTGGGGCCACCCAAAG gAGAGAGTGATTTCTACGCTCTTTTGGACATTTGGTTTCCCGACAAGAAACCTCTTCCCACTGCCTTCCTGGTGGACACCTCAGAAGAGGCCCTTCTGCTGCCTGATTGGTTGAAACTGAGAATGATCAGATCAGAGGTTTCTAGATTGGTTGACGCAG CTTTGCAAGACCTGGAGcctcagcagctgctgctgtttgtacaGTCCTTTGGCATTCCAGTATCCAGCATGAGTAAACTGCTGCAGTACTTGGACCAGGCTGTCTCCCATGATCCACAGACGCTGGAACAGAACATCATGGACAAGC ACTACATGGCCCACCTGGTTGAAGTGCAGCATGAGCGAGGTGCCACTGGGGGGCACACTTTCCATGCATtactgagctcctctcttcctccagacagAG ATTCTGCTGAAACAAGTAAGGCCAAAGTTACTGTGGAAACGCCCCACAGCTCTGTGAAGATGAGAGCAGCCAGTCAGCTTCCTGCAGTCGGGCCTGACGATGATCTCACTGGCATGTTGCTTCAG ATATTCCCCTTAAACGTGGACCCTCGCTGGCATGGCCACCCTCCCAGCACGCTCTCTCTGGCCTTGCAGCAGGCCCTGGCTAAAGAGCTAATGCGGGCCAAGCAGGGCCACATTCAGCAGGGTGGGTTGGCTTTTCGGCTCCTACAGGCTATTGCAGCCCTGCTCACCTCTGCTCATGCAGCACCTATTGTTATGTCAATGCACCGCAGCCATgccctctcctgccctctcatGCGCCAACTTCACCTTTACCAG CGTCTTGTGTCCAAGGACATTGCGTTCTCCTCACTATTCCTTAAGGTCGTTGTCGAGATGTTAATATGGCTAGACAACCCAACTGTGGAGGCAGGACCACTAAAGACTCTGCTCAAATCCTTCGCTGGTCAGACCTCTCACAAACACAGGCACAATGATG TGCGTACAGGTTTCCTCCACCTGGCTGAGGCTTTGGCTTATCACAGAGATACTGATGTGCTCCTGAGAGCCATCGTTGCAATGCTGAGAGCTGGAGAGAGATGCAATGCAGAAGCAGAGCTCATTGTAAAAG TGTTACAAGGGCTGATGGAGGTGAGGTCGCCGTATTTGGAGGAGCTCCTGTCTCTGCTGATGACTGTTGGTACACAGAACGGGACAGCTGGCCCTGTTGCCACGGTGATTTCCTTGCTGCTTCAGGAAAGTGAGGAGCGAGCTGTGAAAAAGGAAGTGGATTCTAACAA CTCTGAGGTGACAAAGTCAGGACTGAGCTCTGGGCTACTGGTTGATTGGCTGGAGCATCTTGACCCTGAGGTCACTTCAGTGTGTCCAGACCTTCAACAAAAACTGCTATTCGCCCTCAACAAG GCACGTGGAACCCCCGCCTACAGGCCTTATCTTTTGGCCTTGCTTACACATCAGTCAAACTGGTCCACCCTCCTCCAGTGTATCAGTGCTCTTCTCAGCAAGCGCAGAGACTACAA ACTTGACCCATCATCAGCCCTGGATTTCCTGTGGGCGTGCAGCCACATCCCGCGTATCTGGCAAGGACGTGATCAGAAGATCCCCCAA aagaaaacagagaagtttgtgCTGCGACTCACCTCGGAGGAGCTCATCAGCCTGGTCGACCTGATCTTGTCAGAGTCGGAGCTCAACAGTCGCGACTCACCCCACGATGACAAAAGCAGCTTGGACCAGGCCTCCTGCTCCCTCATCCAGTCCAGGCTACCCCTCCTTCACTCCTACTGCAGTGGAGATCTAGAAAATATCAAGAAAGTGTCAGAGTACCTCATCAACTGCACAAAAAAATGGGAGGACAG CGCAATGAGTAAGCGGTGCCAGAACTTGCTGCTGCAGATCTATTTGCACTTCCCTGAAGTCATCCAGCACATTACCCTGCCTGAAGGCACCCTCAGCAGTGGGGGAGCTGCATACGGCAGCAGCTGCAAG CTTGATGTCTTGGTGCATCGCCTGGTCACACTGCTTGCTGATATTGGAGACTCAAAGTCTGCTGAGAGCCGTGTGTCTGATGCCAACCTTGCATGTAGGAAGCTGGCTGTGTCACACCCTGTACTTTTGCTCAG acaCCTGCCTATGATCGCAGGTCTCTTACACGGTCGCATTCACCTAAACATACAGGagtttaggcagcaaaaccacATGACGTTCTTTAGCAACGCGCTCGCCATCCTGGAGCTGCTGCAGCCGCTTGTTTTCCACAGCGACCACCAGAGGGCGCTTCAGGACTGCCTTCTGTCCTTTATGAAGGTCCTTCAG AACTTCCAGAGGACACGCTATCCGTTAGTCTTCATCAACAAGTTTTTGCAGTTCACACAGAAGTACATCGCTCACGATGCAGCAGCTGCCATTCCCTACTTACAGAAGCACTCTGACATCTTGCA GGTGATGTGTGCAGAAAACCCAGACCTGGTTCAACTGAAATCTCTGCTGGCTGGACTCACTTTGCCAGTGAGAACTTCTTCTGCAGAGGTTGCGCCAGAAGAGAGAGATG CAGACGACTTGGCCACAGGTTCTCTGCCCCTTGTCAACATATCTGCCTCAGTTTCACTGAGTGCGGCAGACATGACAATGTACCTGAAAAAGATGTCGAGAGGAGAGGCAGTTGAGG ATGTGTTGGAAGTGTTGACAGAGGTGGATGAGAAGTCAAGGAGGAGCCCAGAGATCATCCAGTACTTCATT AATGATCTGCAGAGACTCATGGTTTCCTCTGAGGAGTTGTGTCGGAACATGGCCTTCACTCTGGCGCTGCGCTGCATCCAGAATAATCCCTG CCTGGCAACAGACTTCCTGCCAACTTTCATGTACTGTATGGGCAGTGGTAGCTTCGATGTGGTACAGACGGCTCTCAGGAATCTTCCAGAATATGTGCTTCTCTGTCAAG AACACGCGGACATCTTACTCCACAAGGCGTTTTTAGTCGGCATCTATGGACAAATTGACACCAGTTCAATGATCTCAGAGTCTATGAAGGTCCTTCACATGGAGGCAACAACATAA